One Natrinema marinum genomic window carries:
- a CDS encoding secondary thiamine-phosphate synthase enzyme YjbQ encodes MTFSVETDSRLTTVDVTDYIAAAVPDDCESGTCTAFVEHTTAGLVVQENEPRLRGDLESFLRDLVPDEGHAHDELDGNADSHLRAALVGPDVTIPIENGTPALGTWQSVLLVECDGPRTRRVSVTTVDD; translated from the coding sequence ATGACGTTTTCCGTCGAAACCGATTCGCGGCTGACGACCGTCGACGTGACCGACTACATCGCCGCGGCCGTACCGGACGACTGCGAGTCGGGCACCTGTACGGCCTTCGTCGAACACACGACGGCTGGCTTGGTCGTCCAGGAGAACGAACCGCGATTGCGCGGCGACCTCGAGTCGTTTCTTCGAGATCTCGTTCCCGACGAGGGACACGCACACGACGAACTGGACGGCAACGCGGACTCGCACCTGCGGGCGGCGCTCGTCGGACCGGACGTGACGATTCCGATCGAGAACGGAACGCCGGCGCTAGGGACGTGGCAGTCGGTGTTGCTCGTCGAATGCGATGGCCCGCGAACGCGGCGGGTGTCGGTGACGACCGTCGACGACTGA
- a CDS encoding response regulator — MSDEPAGPIDVLVVEDDSGDVRRLHEAFAELDHRISIDVAADGAEALALLTDCTDEPSSLPDLVFLDLDLPRMGGLELLEAVSDELVLARIPILVVTRSTNGEDIRESYDLAANAYLPKPTDEAGYDELATAVAEFWFERALMPTAAL; from the coding sequence ATGAGCGATGAACCTGCCGGTCCGATCGATGTGCTCGTCGTCGAAGACGATTCAGGCGACGTTCGACGCCTACACGAAGCGTTCGCCGAACTGGACCACCGGATCTCGATCGATGTCGCCGCCGACGGAGCGGAAGCGCTAGCGCTGTTGACCGACTGTACCGACGAGCCGTCGTCGCTGCCGGATCTCGTCTTTCTGGATCTTGATCTGCCGCGAATGGGGGGCCTCGAGCTCCTCGAAGCGGTTTCGGACGAATTAGTGCTTGCCCGAATTCCCATCCTCGTGGTGACCCGTTCGACGAACGGTGAGGATATCCGCGAGAGTTACGATCTCGCGGCGAACGCGTATCTCCCGAAGCCGACCGACGAAGCCGGCTACGACGAGCTGGCGACCGCCGTCGCAGAGTTCTGGTTCGAGCGGGCCCTAATGCCGACGGCCGCCCTGTAG
- a CDS encoding SDR family oxidoreductase: protein MVATSEFDVDFDGTVAVITGASGALGSAAVDRFREAGATVCAVDVIAPDDGDSQLERDPADDAAFAFYEADLTDEDDVADLMDAIVDDHGRIDHLLNIAGTWRGGDHVEDTALEEFDLLLNINLKTAFLASKHALPHLQESEGAIVSISARSSLEGGEGDGPYRITKAGIRLLTETLAAENRGTVRANCVMPSVIDTPMNREMMPDADHDAWVDPPEIADVMAFLCSDGAAVTSGAAVPVYGEA from the coding sequence ATGGTAGCGACATCCGAGTTCGACGTCGACTTCGACGGAACCGTCGCGGTGATCACCGGTGCGAGCGGAGCGCTCGGCAGCGCCGCCGTCGATCGCTTCCGCGAGGCGGGCGCGACGGTCTGTGCCGTCGACGTGATCGCGCCCGACGACGGGGACAGTCAACTCGAGCGCGACCCGGCCGACGACGCCGCCTTCGCGTTCTACGAGGCCGATCTGACCGACGAGGACGACGTGGCCGACCTGATGGACGCGATCGTCGACGACCACGGCCGGATCGACCACCTGCTGAACATCGCGGGGACGTGGCGCGGCGGCGACCACGTCGAGGACACCGCTCTCGAGGAGTTCGATCTCCTGCTGAACATCAACCTGAAGACGGCCTTCCTCGCCTCGAAACACGCCCTCCCCCACCTCCAGGAGTCCGAGGGCGCGATCGTTAGTATCAGCGCCCGCTCCTCGCTCGAGGGCGGTGAGGGCGACGGCCCCTATCGGATCACGAAAGCGGGTATCCGACTGTTGACGGAGACACTGGCCGCCGAAAACCGCGGGACCGTGCGGGCCAACTGCGTCATGCCGAGCGTGATCGACACGCCGATGAACCGCGAGATGATGCCCGACGCGGATCACGACGCGTGGGTCGATCCGCCCGAGATCGCGGACGTGATGGCCTTCCTCTGTAGCGACGGCGCGGCGGTGACCAGCGGCGCTGCCGTACCGGTGTACGGCGAAGCGTAA